CAAACTTCACGCCGTCGATCTTGCGGCTGTAAGCTGTCGCCGCACCCACGCCTTGCCCGTGGTCGAGGCCGTACGGCGTCAGGCCCGTAAGCCACAGGGTGCCTTCCGGACGAGGGAGGATGCCGCTGAGCCGTTCAATGTAATCCAATGTTGTCAGGATGGAAGGCGAATACACTTCCGTGAACCCTGCTTCACCTGTCCATGGGCTGATGCACTGGCAGAATCTTGGCATGCGCGAGATCGCAGAGAGGATGGGCTGCATGATCCAAGTCAGCTCGACATAACGCTTGTGATGCTCAAAGGCATGCGGCGTTCGAATGAGCGTCAGGAAGTTCACCGCGCCGGCCCATGTATTGTACGTTGAGAAGGGATCGAAGCGCGGATCATCCATGGCGATGGATGTCAGCGGATACTTGGAGAAGAATTTTCGCGTGTTCAGCAGATATCTCCGCAGGGCTTCGGCGAAGAATTCATCGTCTCCGACTTCACAAGCCAATACGCGGAGCAGCACATCGGATTGCACGCGAACGAAATGATCATTGCGATCGCGGTCATAGAAGAACCCATCCTGTTCGTCGTAGCAATACTTCATCAGGCTGTCCAGAGTAGATGCGGCTTTGTTCCTCCACTCCGAGCCGTCACCGCCCAATTCCTCGGCGATCTGTGCGATGTACAGGCGCTGTGCATAGACATTCGCCGTCAGATCCGGTGCCAAGAAGGGCAGAATCGGGGAATCCGGATCGTACTGAGACGGATCATCGAGATGCGGAGTGTCCGGTACATGCCAGAAGCGGGAGGACAGGTCATGGCCGGTATCAAAGGTGCAAAACGCTTCCACACAGCCGGTGCCGCGGGTATTGCGGTTCTTCATCAACCAATCATCATACCGCTGCATCGCGTGAAGCATCTTCTCGAGGAAGGAGCGGTCCTTGCGGCCGTTCACGAGATAGTGGTTCCATATGCTGCGCGCCAGCGGAGTGACCAGCTGGATCTGCTTGTATGCCGGGCCGTCTGGTGTCCATTTGTAGGGCATCAAGCCGTCTTCCCGCTGCAGATCCGCATACAGCTCGAAGGATGCCTGTGCGACGTCAGGCATGAAACGGGACAACACCTCGGAATTGATCGTGCCCGTGCTCTCAAGCCAACAACCGCGATAGACGCCGCCTTCCAGTAGCACGTTCTTCCCGTTGTGATCCGCAGGCATGATACAGGCAAAAAGCTCTTTCACCGCTTGATCGAATCTCGCTTCCAGCGGCTCGTAGGTAGAGACGAAGGACACCCCTGACGCCATGAATTGCTCGATCAGCGCTTCATCAGCATCAACGGGGCGAATTCGCTCAGACAGATTCTTCTTCCTCAACACATCCAGTAGATCTGTCGTCATGGTGTCGCATCCTTTCTAAGATGATCGTGCATTATTTGGATTTGGTGTTATATGTGATCAGTATCCATTATCTCTGAAGTAATAGAGGAATCAAGTCAATATGGACTGCAAAACTCAAAAAGCCAACATTTCTTATGAAACAGCTAACTTTTGTTCATTAACCTGTCTCCCTATCACCTTTAAAATAAAATTAACAGCGAAAAGGGAGGTAGTGTTGCAGTGAGAAGAAGATTTCTAAGTGTGCTGGTCATCTTGATGATGGCATTCTTAGCAGCTTGCGGCGGGGGTAACAGCAACACCAATAACACGCCGCCATCTTCAGCGGGAAACAATCCTTCCGCAAACACAGATGGTGCCAATAACAGCGGAGTTGAGCAAATTGAACTGCGCATGGCTTGGTGGGGCGGACAAGAAAGACATGACCGTACGCTGAAGGTCATCGAGTTGTATGAGAAAGAAAATCCGCATATCAAGATCATCCCGGAGTATTCCGGTTTTGACGGCTATTTCGACAAGCTCACCACCCAATTTGCAGCGGGGAATGCACCCGATATCATTCAATACGGCGGGAATCTCAACGACTTCGTGGCGAGAGGCGTTGTCCTGCCTCTGGATGACTATGTGGGCGAGATCATCGATCTCAGCAAACACAGCCAGAGCATGATCGATGCGGCAACGATCGACGGCAAGTTCTATGGGGTAACCCTAGGGACCAATGCCTTCGGCCTCATCCTGAATAAGACGTTGTTCGAGGAAGCGGGTATACCGCTGCCGAGCAAGGATTGGACGTGGGATGACTTCAGAGAGATCACCAAGCAACTGTCCGATCAGCTCAACGGTATCTATGGAACGGCAGTATGGACAGAGGATGGTTTCGGAATCTTCCTTGATCAGAGGAATAAAGTGGTCCACATCAACGGCGAGATCGCATTTGATGAAGAGGATGTGCGCGACTACTTCCAGCTGTGGAAGGAACTGCAGGACATCGGAGCAGCGGCAAATGCTGAGCTTCAGGCATCTGCAGCACAGACACCGGAGCAATCCTTGATCGTCCAGCGCAAAGTGGCGATGGAACTGATCGCTTCCAACCAATTCGGCGCTTACCAGAACGCAACGGAAGATGAACTGATGCTGTTCATCGCACCGATTAACCCCGAGACGGGCAGAAACGGTATCTCGCTGCGTCCGAGCCAGTTCTTGGCTGGTTATGCAGGCACTGAACATCCGGAAGAAGTGGCGAAATTCTTGAATTTCTTCGTCAACAATATTGATGCGGGTCTGATCCTCGGCAATGACCGCGGGGCTCCAGTGAACACGGATGTGTTGAAAGCACTTATTGAGGATGCCAATGAAATCGATCAAGAGGTATTCAGCTTCATCGATTGGGTCGCTGAAACATCCGATGCCCCGTATGTTCCAAACTTGCCGGGATATAACGAAACCACAGCTCTGTTCAGGAGAACGATGGAGGCCATTGCCTTCGAACGGATGGCGCCGGAACAAGGAGCAGCTGATTATTACAAGCAATTGCTGGAGATTACGGCCAAGTATACGGAGGAGTAAGGAAAAAGCAAAGCACTTGAAGGTCGGGAGAGATCTGGGAATGGATCTCTCCCAAATCTTAGGAGAGAGGGAAAGAGATCATGCTTAAACGATATCGCGGGGCTTGGATTGGCTATCTGTTCCTGACTCCATGGCTGATCGGATTCTTCGGTCTGATCTTGGGGCCGATGATTTATTCTTTGTATCTGTCCTTTACGGATTACAGCTTGTTAGAGGCGCCAAAATGGATTGGTCTGAAGAATTTCGAAACGATGTTCCAAGACCGCAACTATATCGATTCAGTAAAAGTCACCCTAACCTTCGTACTGTGGGCGGTGCCCTTGGAACTCATCGCTGCGCTTGCTGTGGCCCTGCTGCTGAACAAGGGCATCAGAGGAATCGGTATCTACCGGACGATGTATTATATCCCGTCCCTGCTTGGCGGAAGCGTGGCGATCGCACTGCTTTGGAAGAATATCTTCGGTGTGGATGGTCTGATCAATCAGGTGCTTGCCTACTTTGGCATTGCGGGTAAGGGATGGGTATCCCATCCTGACTATGCGCTGTATACCCTGATTATCTTGTCGACCTGGCAGTTCGGTTCGGCGATGGTCATCTTCCTTGCGGGACTGAAACAGATCCCCAGTGAATTGTATGAAGCGGCAGAAGTAGACGGCGCCAATCGTTTCCAGAAGTTTTGGAGGATTACGATGCCGCTGTTGTCCCCGGTGCTGTTCTTCAACCTGATCATGAAGATCATCAACTCCATGCAGGTGTTTACTTCCTCGTATATCGTGAGTGAAGGAACGGGCGGTCCGATTAACTCTACGCTGTTCTATACCTTGTATCTGTATCTGAAAGGATTCTCGCACTTCGAGATGGGGTATGCATCGGCCATGGCATGGCTTCTCCTAATATTCTTAGCGATTCTGACGGGGATTCTGTTCCTGACCTCGAAGTATTGGGTCTACTATGAAGATGGAGGGAGGTCCTAATGTTGGCGCATCGCAAGACGAGCCGTATGTTCATCCACCTTATCGTTCTAGGAATCGGCATCCTGATGATCTACCCCGTGATTTGGATGCTGGTCAGCTCCTTCAAGCCGGACGAATTGATCTTCTCCGATCCGGGAATCTGGCCGAAGCGAGTGACTTTGGAACATTACAAAAATGGCTGGTATGTCGTACGCGATACAACCTTCGGACTCTTCTTCCGAAACTCCTTTATCATCGCGGGGATCGCCGTGATCGCCAATGTGATCACCTGTTCGATGGCGGCATATGCCTTTGCAAGATTAAGGTTCCCCTTGCGCAGAGTGTTCTTCGCGTGCATGCTGATGACCGTTATGCTGCCGACACACGTCACGTTAGTACCGCGGTACTCCATCTTCCATTCACTAGACTGGATCGATACCTATCTGCCGCTGCTCGTGCCGAAACTCCTGGCGACGGATGCCTTTTTTATCTTCCTGTTAGTGCAATTTATCCGCGGCATCCCCAGAGACCTTGATGAAAGTGCGACGATCGACGGCAGCGGTCCGATCCGAATCTATCTGAAGATCATCCTGCCGCTTGCAGTGCCGGCGCTGATCACCACCGCAATCTTCACGTTCATCTGGACTTGGGATGATTTCTTCAGTCAGATGCTCTATCTGAGCAATGTGAAGAAATTCACCGTACCGCTTGGTTTGCGTCTCTTCATCGATTCCCAAGGGCAATCTTCTTGGGGTGCGGTATTTGCTATGTCGGTTCTTTCCTTGGTTCCGATCACGTTGGTATTCTTCTTCTTCCAGAGATATATAGTAGAAGGCATTGCGACCACGGGAATAAAAGGCTAGAATGCTTTAGCAAAGGCTGCTCTGAGATGACGGGACGCGAAGGGTGAATCGTATGACGAGGAATTTGACAACGATATTCGTGATCAGTTTCGTAACGGTGTTAGCCATCGTACTTGCCGTTCTCAGCCTGGTATCGTATCAGATCTTCTTCGATTATGCATCCGAAGAGATCAGCGGCACCAGGCTTGCTCTGTTGAATGAGAACACCGATAAGCTGTCCAAGGCAGCTAGGGAAATAAGCGACGCAGGCTACTATCTGGCCGCCAATCCATCGCTGATCGAGATCTTCTCTGAACCGCCGATTGATGCATATGAAGCCATATCTGAACAGCGGGCGATTCTTGAACAGCTCAGCATCATGGCAGGATTGAAACCAAATATCCACTCCTTGGAGATCTATACCGACCGATATCTGGACTATCCCATGATCAGCGACAGCCGTCTCCGAACGCTCAATGAGTTGAAAGCGCAACCATGGTACACGATCCTGGAGAGCATGGACAGCGGCTGGGTACCGAATACGATGAACGGCCGGCCCATGGTCAGCTTCGTCCACCGGCTTGTGGATCATCGCGGAGCGAGGGTCGGATACGTGAAGGTTAATGTCCTCGAAGAAACCTTGTTCGCCGATCTCAATGTCTTCACTCCAGTCGACTCCCCGCAGGGATTCGTGTTGATCGTAGATTCAGGGGACCGCGTCTTAGCCCGCAGCCCCGCCGATCTCGAACCTTCGGCGGTCAGCTTGTTGACGCAGCAAGCGGAAGGGAAGCCCTATGATCTATTAAAGCCAGAATACCGGGATATGAGCAGCCAATACCGATCGATTCGACATATGAACGAGTGGTATCTGCTCCTGGTATCGGAATTAAACGATAAACGCTGGAAACTGATGCAGCTGATCCCCATCGAACCGCTGTATGCAGGCACAAGAAAGCTGGGCCTCATCGTCGCCCTGCTTGGTCTGGGCGTGCTGCTCCTGTCTGTACCGATGGTATACCTGCTGTGCCGAAGACTGATCCTGCGGCCGATTCGCAAGATCATCCAGGGGATGAAGCAGGTGGAACGCGGGATCTTCCACACCCGTGTGGAGCCGCTGTTCGTCGAGGAGTTCGATTATATGGCACACCATTTCAATCACATGACGAATGAACTGCAGCGCTTGATCTCCGAGATCGAACGCGAGCATAAGGCGCGTAGAGATGCAGAGATGAGGATGCTGCAGAACCAGATCATGCCGCATTTCCTATATAACACACTGGACATCATTCACTGGAAGGCGATGGACTACCAAGCGGAAGAGATCAGCCGGATGGTGAATTCACTGAGCAAGATGTTCCGCATCGGCTTAAGCGGCGGAAGGCATTATATCCGGCTGCGTGATGAACTGGAACATGTCAGAAGCTATGTTGAGATCCAGCGCATGCGCGCGCCGCAGCAGCGGTTTGAATTCGAGGTAACGGCACCGGCAGAGTGCAAGAATTTGTATGTACCGAAGATCATCCTGCAGCCCTTCGTTGAGAACAGCATGAAGCACGGTTACCCCGACCCCGTGGAAGATACGGTGTATATTCAAATCGAGGTCAGGAAGGTGCATCCAAGCCGCGAATTGCATATTGAGATCCGAGATCGCGGAATCGGTTTCCCCGCCGGGTGGAGCTTGGAAACTTCCACCGGGATCGGCATGAAGAATGTTCAAGAACGAATACGAATGTACTGCGGCATGGACTTTGGGATCGAGGTCGACCATCCGCCGGAGGGCGGAGCGCGGATCATCCTTCGGCTGCCCATCCTGCGTACGGAACAGGAAGCGGAGCAGTGCTTGGCGTTCAACAGCGATTCCTTCGATAACAAGCTTCGGCAACTGGCATAGTTAGCGATAGTCAGCAGTACCGATCAGAACAGGCAAGCATCAATGGAATAAGGGAGGTCCAGCCAGATGAGAACGGTGATGATCGTCGATGATGAACGGCATGTTATTCAAGGACTTCTCGAGCATATCCCTTGGTCGGAACTCGGTATGGAAGTAACGGCTGCCGCTCAGGACGGCGAGGAAGCGCTGGAGAAAGTGCGCCGGGTACGGCCGGATCTGGTCATCACGGATATCTACATGCCGAAGATGGATGGTCTCACCTTGATCAAACACCTGAGGGAAGAATTTCCCGATATCCAGATCGTAATCAACAGCGGTTATGACGAATTCGACAATGCCCGCATCGCTATGAGCTATGGTGTTCAATATTTTCTGCTCAAGCCGTCGATGGTCTCGGAGATCTGCTCGGTACTCCGGGAGTTAGTTCAGGAGATGGAAGTACAGGAGAAAAACAAGAAACTTCTGGAGACCTTCGAAGAAAATCAGCAGAGCTACCTGTTGTACATGAAGGATTCGTTCATACGGGAGCTGCTGACGACTCGGTATCGGCAGGATGATATCCCTAGCGAGAAATTGGCGATGCTGAATTGGTCGAAGGATATGTGCGTTGCTGCCGCGAGCTTAACCTTGATTCGGCCGCCGTATCTGACCAAATCGCGGGAGCGGGAGTGGCAGCTGATGAAGTTCAGCTCCGGCAATATCATCCAAGAGATCCTCTTGGAAGAACGGGAGCGCAATCAAGTGGAGATCCATGCGGTGGATTATTCCGATCTGAGTTATGTGATTGTCTTCCTATCCAATGCGGAGACGGATCTCTTGGAGATCGGTAAGCAGATCGCCGGGCGCATCATCGATCATATCTTGATGTATCTGAAATTATCAGTGACCGCCGGAATCGGCGAAGTGAAACGCGGCGTCCATGAGCTGATCAGTTCCTATCTGGAGAGTCAGAAGGCGCTGGAAGCGGCGGATTACCACGCAGTGAACCGCGTATATACCTACCAAGAGGTGCACGGACAAGAACCGGAGATCGGCCTTCCATCCCCCTATGGACTTCTAAGAGATATCTATCGTGCGGTCGATGAAAGAGAGCCTCACCGCATACCGGAAATCTGGCGGAGTTTCGAAGGGAAAGTGTTGTCGGATCATCATCTGCCGCTGTTTATCACGCAGAATGTCTGCATCAGCCTCATCGGGATCTTGACGACGGAACTCCGTGAGGAGCAGGAGATGAAGGCGCATATGGAACGGATCTCCGGGTGGTATCAGGAGATTCGGGCACAAGGTTCTACAAGGGATCTGTGTGCTTGGATGAGCCGCTGGCTGGACGAGTGGCAGAAGCAGGAGTGTGAACGATGGGCGGGCAAGAAGAGCAATCGGCTGGTTGAGCAGGTGAAGGAGTATGTGCGCCATCATTATGACCAAGAGATCACCTTGACGGAAATTGCTGATTCCCTCTATGTGAACAGGAGCTATCTGTCACAGCTGTTTAAACGTGTAACAGGTGAAACCTTCGTCACCTATCTGAACCGATTCCGCATCGAGAAGGCGAAGGAGCGGATGCGGGAGAACCATTATCTCATCAGCGAGATCAGCGAAATGGTCGGCTATCAGAACCCTACTTACTTCAGCCAGGTCTTCAAGTCGATCACAGGCAAGAGCCCTTCGGAGTACTACAAGTAGGCGGCAAACAGATACATCGTATGGTATGCAGATAGACGATGCCGGATCGATTGGTGCAGATGGAGCACGAACTTCTGAGGATGAGATGCCGCGCGTTGAACGCTTATTTTATTTTTCCCGGATCTTCACGATACCAAGCCGCATCCATGTGAAATTCAGCAGGTTGTTGAAGAAATGCAGGACGATCGGTGCCCATAGTTGACCGTACAGAACGAATAACAGATTGATCAGGAGGCCGATGACGAAAACATAGATGATGGCGTTCCAGCTGCCGCGGTACTGGGGAACATGGGCAAGGCCG
The nucleotide sequence above comes from Insulibacter thermoxylanivorax. Encoded proteins:
- a CDS encoding cache domain-containing sensor histidine kinase produces the protein MTRNLTTIFVISFVTVLAIVLAVLSLVSYQIFFDYASEEISGTRLALLNENTDKLSKAAREISDAGYYLAANPSLIEIFSEPPIDAYEAISEQRAILEQLSIMAGLKPNIHSLEIYTDRYLDYPMISDSRLRTLNELKAQPWYTILESMDSGWVPNTMNGRPMVSFVHRLVDHRGARVGYVKVNVLEETLFADLNVFTPVDSPQGFVLIVDSGDRVLARSPADLEPSAVSLLTQQAEGKPYDLLKPEYRDMSSQYRSIRHMNEWYLLLVSELNDKRWKLMQLIPIEPLYAGTRKLGLIVALLGLGVLLLSVPMVYLLCRRLILRPIRKIIQGMKQVERGIFHTRVEPLFVEEFDYMAHHFNHMTNELQRLISEIEREHKARRDAEMRMLQNQIMPHFLYNTLDIIHWKAMDYQAEEISRMVNSLSKMFRIGLSGGRHYIRLRDELEHVRSYVEIQRMRAPQQRFEFEVTAPAECKNLYVPKIILQPFVENSMKHGYPDPVEDTVYIQIEVRKVHPSRELHIEIRDRGIGFPAGWSLETSTGIGMKNVQERIRMYCGMDFGIEVDHPPEGGARIILRLPILRTEQEAEQCLAFNSDSFDNKLRQLA
- a CDS encoding response regulator transcription factor, with the translated sequence MRTVMIVDDERHVIQGLLEHIPWSELGMEVTAAAQDGEEALEKVRRVRPDLVITDIYMPKMDGLTLIKHLREEFPDIQIVINSGYDEFDNARIAMSYGVQYFLLKPSMVSEICSVLRELVQEMEVQEKNKKLLETFEENQQSYLLYMKDSFIRELLTTRYRQDDIPSEKLAMLNWSKDMCVAAASLTLIRPPYLTKSREREWQLMKFSSGNIIQEILLEERERNQVEIHAVDYSDLSYVIVFLSNAETDLLEIGKQIAGRIIDHILMYLKLSVTAGIGEVKRGVHELISSYLESQKALEAADYHAVNRVYTYQEVHGQEPEIGLPSPYGLLRDIYRAVDEREPHRIPEIWRSFEGKVLSDHHLPLFITQNVCISLIGILTTELREEQEMKAHMERISGWYQEIRAQGSTRDLCAWMSRWLDEWQKQECERWAGKKSNRLVEQVKEYVRHHYDQEITLTEIADSLYVNRSYLSQLFKRVTGETFVTYLNRFRIEKAKERMRENHYLISEISEMVGYQNPTYFSQVFKSITGKSPSEYYK
- a CDS encoding carbohydrate ABC transporter permease, which gives rise to MLKRYRGAWIGYLFLTPWLIGFFGLILGPMIYSLYLSFTDYSLLEAPKWIGLKNFETMFQDRNYIDSVKVTLTFVLWAVPLELIAALAVALLLNKGIRGIGIYRTMYYIPSLLGGSVAIALLWKNIFGVDGLINQVLAYFGIAGKGWVSHPDYALYTLIILSTWQFGSAMVIFLAGLKQIPSELYEAAEVDGANRFQKFWRITMPLLSPVLFFNLIMKIINSMQVFTSSYIVSEGTGGPINSTLFYTLYLYLKGFSHFEMGYASAMAWLLLIFLAILTGILFLTSKYWVYYEDGGRS
- a CDS encoding ABC transporter substrate-binding protein — its product is MRRRFLSVLVILMMAFLAACGGGNSNTNNTPPSSAGNNPSANTDGANNSGVEQIELRMAWWGGQERHDRTLKVIELYEKENPHIKIIPEYSGFDGYFDKLTTQFAAGNAPDIIQYGGNLNDFVARGVVLPLDDYVGEIIDLSKHSQSMIDAATIDGKFYGVTLGTNAFGLILNKTLFEEAGIPLPSKDWTWDDFREITKQLSDQLNGIYGTAVWTEDGFGIFLDQRNKVVHINGEIAFDEEDVRDYFQLWKELQDIGAAANAELQASAAQTPEQSLIVQRKVAMELIASNQFGAYQNATEDELMLFIAPINPETGRNGISLRPSQFLAGYAGTEHPEEVAKFLNFFVNNIDAGLILGNDRGAPVNTDVLKALIEDANEIDQEVFSFIDWVAETSDAPYVPNLPGYNETTALFRRTMEAIAFERMAPEQGAADYYKQLLEITAKYTEE
- a CDS encoding MGH1-like glycoside hydrolase domain-containing protein, giving the protein MTTDLLDVLRKKNLSERIRPVDADEALIEQFMASGVSFVSTYEPLEARFDQAVKELFACIMPADHNGKNVLLEGGVYRGCWLESTGTINSEVLSRFMPDVAQASFELYADLQREDGLMPYKWTPDGPAYKQIQLVTPLARSIWNHYLVNGRKDRSFLEKMLHAMQRYDDWLMKNRNTRGTGCVEAFCTFDTGHDLSSRFWHVPDTPHLDDPSQYDPDSPILPFLAPDLTANVYAQRLYIAQIAEELGGDGSEWRNKAASTLDSLMKYCYDEQDGFFYDRDRNDHFVRVQSDVLLRVLACEVGDDEFFAEALRRYLLNTRKFFSKYPLTSIAMDDPRFDPFSTYNTWAGAVNFLTLIRTPHAFEHHKRYVELTWIMQPILSAISRMPRFCQCISPWTGEAGFTEVYSPSILTTLDYIERLSGILPRPEGTLWLTGLTPYGLDHGQGVGAATAYSRKIDGVKFEIVNTVQEGAVYRDEELLLRFPHGVRAVTDRSGALQAVIGMSARTIEGELEYDGRKIPFRVSGNEELAYVDGKFERVREGGIIPPTFE
- a CDS encoding carbohydrate ABC transporter permease; translated protein: MLAHRKTSRMFIHLIVLGIGILMIYPVIWMLVSSFKPDELIFSDPGIWPKRVTLEHYKNGWYVVRDTTFGLFFRNSFIIAGIAVIANVITCSMAAYAFARLRFPLRRVFFACMLMTVMLPTHVTLVPRYSIFHSLDWIDTYLPLLVPKLLATDAFFIFLLVQFIRGIPRDLDESATIDGSGPIRIYLKIILPLAVPALITTAIFTFIWTWDDFFSQMLYLSNVKKFTVPLGLRLFIDSQGQSSWGAVFAMSVLSLVPITLVFFFFQRYIVEGIATTGIKG